One Candidatus Zixiibacteriota bacterium genomic region harbors:
- the speB gene encoding agmatinase, with product MKTKNANKLNFLGLTGDDCSYGISRYVVLPVGYEQATTYGHGTAAGPNAILEASQEVELYDEESASEPYTAGVHTLPALDSLTDPRTMIDSVSKAVSDAIGDGKIVVTLGGEHTVSVAPVKSYAEKFPQLSVLQIDAHADLRQEYQGSIYSHACAVRRIREHVKTTVGVGIRNLSREEAELVSSEKIPLLFAKDITGRDHWQDEVIEMLTDDVYVTIDLDGFDPSVIPGVGTPEPGGLGWYETLELLNRLCTMKRVVGFDVVELMPIPGSLVSQFAAAKLIYKLIGYLEADSAQR from the coding sequence ATGAAGACTAAGAATGCTAACAAGTTGAATTTCCTCGGTCTGACCGGGGATGATTGTAGCTACGGCATATCGCGGTATGTTGTGCTGCCGGTCGGCTATGAGCAGGCCACGACATACGGTCACGGAACCGCCGCTGGACCGAATGCGATCCTCGAAGCTTCGCAGGAAGTCGAGTTGTATGATGAAGAGTCTGCCAGTGAGCCGTACACAGCGGGCGTTCACACGCTGCCGGCGCTGGATTCTCTGACCGATCCGCGGACTATGATCGATAGTGTATCGAAAGCGGTTTCGGATGCTATCGGAGACGGCAAGATCGTAGTCACGCTTGGCGGAGAACACACTGTTTCGGTCGCGCCGGTGAAATCATATGCTGAGAAGTTCCCACAGCTCTCCGTTCTGCAGATTGACGCCCACGCGGATCTGCGACAGGAATATCAAGGTAGCATTTACTCGCATGCCTGCGCCGTGCGCCGGATTCGCGAACATGTAAAGACAACGGTTGGCGTTGGTATCAGGAATCTGAGCAGGGAAGAGGCTGAGCTGGTTTCATCCGAAAAAATTCCGCTACTCTTCGCCAAAGATATCACTGGAAGAGATCACTGGCAGGACGAAGTCATAGAGATGCTGACCGATGATGTCTATGTAACGATCGATCTTGACGGTTTCGATCCGTCGGTGATTCCGGGTGTCGGAACTCCCGAACCGGGTGGTCTCGGTTGGTATGAGACTCTCGAATTACTTAATAGGCTCTGCACCATGAAAAGGGTAGTCGGATTCGACGTCGTCGAGCTGATGCCGATTCCCGGGAGTCTGGTGTCGCAATTTGCCGCAGCTAAGCTGATATACAAGTTGATTGGATATCTTGAAGCCGATTCCGCGCAGAGATAG
- a CDS encoding Mut7-C RNAse domain-containing protein, protein MSNSKTGRKFLCDPTVGKLCRYMRMIGFDTDLSQTHVVKQVLAIALEQGRTILTRNSVLASMKLARDVVLLTDDDPWKQIKAVLDKCDLAIDESAVLTRCMEDNRPLRRASKDEVKGKVWPYVYETQSEFTICTECGRIFWPATHVTAMLDKLKSIGLI, encoded by the coding sequence ATGTCAAACAGTAAGACCGGACGCAAGTTCCTTTGCGATCCGACAGTCGGCAAGCTATGCCGTTACATGCGGATGATAGGCTTCGATACTGATCTGTCGCAAACCCATGTTGTTAAACAAGTTCTGGCGATTGCCCTGGAACAGGGGAGGACCATTCTGACGAGAAACAGTGTGCTGGCCTCAATGAAACTTGCGCGGGATGTTGTGCTGTTGACCGATGATGATCCCTGGAAACAGATCAAAGCTGTTCTCGATAAATGCGACCTGGCAATTGATGAGTCGGCTGTCTTGACTCGCTGTATGGAGGATAACCGGCCCTTGCGGAGGGCTTCGAAAGATGAAGTTAAAGGGAAGGTTTGGCCATACGTCTATGAAACCCAGAGTGAATTCACTATTTGTACTGAGTGCGGCCGGATTTTCTGGCCGGCAACTCATGTGACGGCAATGCTGGATAAGCTGAAATCGATAGGTCTGATTTGA